In the genome of Triticum urartu cultivar G1812 chromosome 5, Tu2.1, whole genome shotgun sequence, one region contains:
- the LOC125511320 gene encoding NADH dehydrogenase [ubiquinone] 1 beta subcomplex subunit 7, producing the protein MEAAAAAAGVQLGTSKPQIATQAEMAEARLPIPYRDQCAHLLIPLNKCRVAEFYLPWKCEPERHSYEKCQYELVMERMLQMQKIREAQAGAKVKGSVTIGVPLAPSTAKLA; encoded by the coding sequence atggaggcggcggcggcggcggccggcgtgcAGCTGGGCACCTCGAAGCCGCAGATCGCGACCCAGGCGGAGATGGCGGAGGCGCGCCTGCCGATCCCCTACCGCGACCAGTGCGCGCACCTCCTCATCCCTCTCAACAAGTGCCGCGTCGCCGAGTTCTACCTCCCCTGGAAGTGCGAGCCCGAGCGCCACTCCTACGAGAAGTGCCAGTACGAGCTCGTCATGGAGCGGATGCTCCAGATGCAGAAGATCCGCGAGGCGCAGGCGGGCGCCAAGGTCAAGGGCAGCGTCACCATCGGCGTGCCCCTTGCCCCCTCCACCGCCAAGCTCGCCTGA